One genomic window of Prochlorococcus marinus str. NATL2A includes the following:
- the rplL gene encoding 50S ribosomal protein L7/L12: MSAKTDEILDSLKSLSLLEASELVKQIEEAFGVSAAASAGVVMAAPGAAAGGDGADAAEEKTEFEVVLESFEASSKIKVLKEVRNATGLGLGEAKALVEAAPKTIKEGATKEDAEALKKAIEAVGGKVTLK, encoded by the coding sequence ATGTCTGCAAAAACCGATGAAATCTTAGATTCATTAAAAAGTCTCTCTTTACTTGAAGCCTCAGAGCTTGTTAAGCAAATAGAAGAAGCTTTTGGTGTATCTGCTGCCGCATCTGCCGGCGTTGTCATGGCCGCTCCAGGAGCTGCTGCTGGTGGCGATGGTGCTGATGCTGCTGAAGAAAAAACTGAATTTGAGGTTGTTTTAGAAAGCTTTGAAGCTTCATCTAAAATCAAAGTCCTTAAAGAAGTTCGCAATGCCACAGGTTTAGGCCTTGGCGAAGCAAAAGCCTTAGTTGAAGCTGCTCCAAAAACAATAAAAGAAGGAGCAACAAAAGAAGATGCTGAGGCTTTAAAGAAAGCAATTGAGGCTGTTGGCGGAAAAGTAACTTTAAAATAA
- the ylqF gene encoding ribosome biogenesis GTPase YlqF gives MNKQIIQWYPGHIAKAEKQLKENLSKVDLVFEVRDARIPLATSHPYLQKWLKGKKQILVLNRKDMINVEAYQAWDKKLRSEGKVPWWCDAKAGTGVLQIKHAAIRAGQELNQRRLDRGMKNRAIRVLTLGFPNVGKSALINRLVKKKVVSSSRKPGVTRSLRWVRLGQDLDLLDAPGVLPPRFEDQNAALKLAICDDIGQAAYDTEQVAISFMKLLETLENIQEAGIKSMCLQNRYGIFVNETIKDKYSWLLSAAERHTSGDTQRMSQRLLDDFRKNLLGNISLELP, from the coding sequence GTGAACAAGCAAATAATACAATGGTATCCAGGGCATATTGCTAAAGCAGAAAAACAATTAAAAGAGAATCTGAGTAAAGTTGATCTAGTTTTCGAAGTGCGAGACGCAAGAATACCCCTTGCCACTTCTCATCCATATCTCCAAAAATGGTTAAAAGGAAAGAAGCAAATATTAGTTCTTAATAGAAAAGACATGATCAATGTCGAAGCCTATCAAGCATGGGATAAAAAATTAAGATCTGAGGGGAAAGTACCATGGTGGTGTGATGCAAAAGCTGGAACAGGCGTTCTCCAAATTAAACATGCCGCTATTCGTGCTGGGCAAGAGTTAAATCAAAGACGTCTTGACCGAGGAATGAAAAATCGTGCAATTAGAGTTCTAACTCTTGGTTTTCCAAATGTAGGAAAATCTGCTCTTATTAACAGACTAGTTAAAAAAAAGGTTGTATCTAGCTCAAGAAAACCAGGCGTCACGAGAAGTTTGAGATGGGTAAGGTTGGGACAAGATCTTGATCTATTAGATGCTCCTGGCGTTCTACCGCCTAGATTCGAAGATCAAAATGCCGCATTAAAACTGGCTATTTGTGATGATATTGGTCAAGCCGCATACGATACTGAACAGGTAGCCATTAGCTTCATGAAACTTCTTGAGACATTAGAAAACATCCAAGAAGCGGGTATCAAGTCAATGTGTCTTCAAAATAGATATGGAATATTTGTCAATGAAACAATTAAAGACAAATATTCATGGCTACTTTCAGCAGCAGAACGTCACACTTCCGGAGATACTCAAAGAATGTCTCAAAGATTACTTGATGATTTTCGCAAAAATTTGCTGGGAAATATCTCTCTTGAACTCCCCTAA
- the rplA gene encoding 50S ribosomal protein L1, whose product MKNFSKRMTTLLSKVEERSYSPIEAIKLVKENANAKFDETIEAHIRLGIDPKYTDQQLRTTVALPSGTGQKIRIAVVTRGEKVNEATKAGADLAGEEDLVDSINKGEMNFDLLISTPDMMPKVAKLGRVLGPRGLMPNPKAGTVTTDLEGAIKEFKAGKLEFRADKAGIVHVRFGKASFSEEALLENLKTLQTTIEKNKPSGAKGKFWRSFFITSTMGPSVEVDINELQDLQKEK is encoded by the coding sequence ATGAAAAATTTTTCTAAAAGGATGACAACGTTACTTTCCAAAGTGGAAGAGCGTTCATATTCTCCAATTGAAGCTATAAAACTAGTCAAGGAGAATGCCAATGCAAAGTTCGATGAGACTATTGAAGCTCATATAAGACTCGGTATTGACCCAAAATATACTGATCAGCAACTAAGGACAACAGTTGCCTTGCCAAGTGGAACCGGTCAGAAAATACGAATAGCGGTAGTAACACGCGGTGAGAAAGTGAATGAAGCAACTAAAGCAGGCGCTGATCTGGCTGGAGAGGAAGATTTAGTTGATTCAATCAACAAAGGAGAAATGAACTTTGACCTTCTAATTTCAACTCCAGATATGATGCCTAAAGTAGCCAAACTTGGTAGAGTGCTTGGCCCTAGAGGGCTTATGCCTAATCCAAAAGCAGGAACAGTTACGACCGATTTAGAGGGAGCTATTAAAGAATTTAAAGCAGGAAAACTTGAATTCAGAGCAGACAAAGCAGGAATTGTTCACGTTCGATTTGGTAAAGCAAGTTTTTCAGAAGAGGCACTCCTTGAAAATCTGAAGACGCTGCAAACAACAATAGAAAAAAATAAACCAAGCGGTGCAAAAGGTAAATTTTGGAGAAGCTTCTTTATCACATCTACAATGGGACCATCAGTAGAAGTAGATATAAACGAATTACAAGACTTGCAGAAAGAAAAGTGA
- a CDS encoding pyridoxal phosphate-dependent aminotransferase codes for MNINFENHGGNIEKEARQLGLSTENIIDASASIVPFKLPKKLNNYLINSIKNRSIRSYPDSSYFEVRNAISKWHNIEPSMILPGNGASELFTWAARDASLNGISSLPSPGFGDYQRALKCWNATYVHNPLPLSWTNNNPQSFPIEPKANVLWITNPHNPTGQLWSRSSIENLLANYKLVICDEAFISLVPGGESQSIIDLTNIYKNLIVIRSLTKFLGIAGLRVGYAVTNSDRLLKWKEIRDPWPVNTLAINATKMIMKDSKMHKKRLNKIHRWVEKEGKWLYQSLSSFSTIKPLPSTTNFQLIKSESSILNLLENLKKRGILLRDCRSFINLDEKWFRISLLKREQNIQIINTLKDYIN; via the coding sequence ATGAACATAAATTTTGAAAATCATGGAGGTAATATTGAAAAGGAAGCAAGACAATTAGGACTATCTACAGAAAATATAATCGATGCAAGTGCATCAATAGTACCTTTTAAGTTACCTAAAAAATTAAATAATTATCTTATTAATAGTATAAAAAATAGGTCTATAAGATCTTATCCCGATAGCAGTTATTTTGAAGTGAGAAATGCTATTTCAAAATGGCATAATATTGAGCCATCAATGATTTTACCTGGCAATGGAGCCTCTGAATTATTTACGTGGGCAGCAAGAGATGCAAGTTTAAATGGAATAAGTTCTTTACCCTCTCCTGGTTTTGGAGATTATCAAAGAGCTTTAAAATGCTGGAATGCTACTTATGTTCATAATCCTTTACCCTTATCTTGGACAAATAACAATCCTCAATCATTCCCAATTGAACCAAAAGCAAATGTCTTGTGGATTACCAATCCACATAATCCAACTGGTCAATTATGGAGTCGTTCTTCAATAGAAAATTTACTAGCAAATTACAAACTTGTAATTTGCGATGAAGCATTTATTTCTCTTGTCCCTGGAGGTGAAAGTCAATCAATTATAGATTTAACAAATATATATAAGAACCTAATAGTAATAAGAAGTTTAACTAAATTCCTTGGTATTGCTGGATTAAGGGTTGGATATGCCGTGACAAACTCAGATAGATTATTAAAATGGAAAGAGATAAGAGATCCATGGCCTGTAAATACGCTAGCTATCAATGCAACTAAGATGATCATGAAAGATTCTAAAATGCATAAAAAAAGATTAAATAAGATCCATAGATGGGTAGAAAAAGAAGGGAAATGGCTATATCAAAGTTTGTCAAGTTTCTCTACTATTAAGCCTCTACCCTCAACTACGAACTTTCAATTAATAAAAAGTGAGAGCTCTATATTAAATCTTCTTGAGAATTTAAAAAAAAGAGGAATTTTATTACGAGACTGTAGATCATTTATAAACTTAGATGAAAAATGGTTCAGAATCAGTCTTCTAAAAAGAGAACAAAATATTCAAATTATTAATACACTAAAAGATTATATTAACTAA
- a CDS encoding RluA family pseudouridine synthase, with product MDKEIKHGFGQGPGELFEGEYKKPLPMRLDRWLVSQRAEQSRAHIQKFIEAGFARVNGKTGKAKTPVRPGDIIQLWVPPPEPLPYLKPEEIDLDILYEDDHLIVINKTAGIAVHPAPGNKSGTLVNGLIHHCPDLPGIGGKLRPGIVHRLDKDTTGCIVVAKTQEALVKLQIQIQKRVASRNYIAVVHGAIKNNEGMIVGSIGRHPKDRKKYAVVDEESGRYACTHWKLIKNLGNFSLLKFKLDTGRTHQIRVHSAHIGHPIIGDQTYSRCKKLPIKLGGQALHAIELGLIHPITLEKMKFTAPLPEDFERLLKVLQPKNNINPEV from the coding sequence ATGGATAAAGAAATCAAGCATGGATTTGGGCAGGGCCCAGGTGAATTATTTGAGGGCGAATATAAGAAACCTTTGCCAATGCGGCTTGATAGATGGCTGGTAAGTCAACGAGCTGAACAAAGTAGAGCTCATATTCAGAAATTCATTGAAGCGGGGTTCGCAAGAGTAAATGGTAAAACTGGAAAAGCAAAAACTCCCGTTAGGCCAGGTGACATAATTCAACTTTGGGTTCCACCACCTGAGCCTCTTCCTTACTTAAAGCCAGAAGAAATTGATTTAGATATTTTGTATGAAGATGATCATTTAATAGTCATTAACAAAACAGCAGGAATAGCGGTTCATCCTGCACCAGGTAATAAATCAGGAACATTAGTTAATGGATTAATCCATCATTGCCCAGACTTACCTGGCATTGGAGGTAAATTAAGACCTGGAATCGTTCATCGCTTAGATAAAGACACAACTGGATGCATTGTGGTAGCAAAGACTCAAGAAGCCTTAGTTAAACTGCAAATTCAAATACAAAAGAGAGTAGCCTCAAGAAATTATATTGCTGTTGTTCATGGAGCTATTAAAAACAATGAAGGCATGATTGTCGGGAGTATTGGCCGACATCCAAAAGATAGAAAAAAATATGCTGTAGTTGATGAGGAATCTGGTAGATATGCTTGTACACATTGGAAATTAATTAAAAATCTAGGAAATTTTTCTCTTCTTAAATTCAAGCTTGATACAGGTAGAACGCATCAAATTCGTGTCCATAGCGCACACATCGGTCATCCCATTATTGGAGACCAAACTTATAGTAGATGTAAAAAATTACCTATTAAACTTGGTGGCCAAGCATTACATGCAATTGAATTGGGTTTAATACACCCAATAACATTAGAAAAAATGAAATTCACAGCTCCATTGCCTGAAGACTTTGAACGACTTTTAAAAGTTTTACAACCTAAAAATAATATTAATCCGGAAGTCTAG
- the murG gene encoding undecaprenyldiphospho-muramoylpentapeptide beta-N-acetylglucosaminyltransferase, which produces MPRLLIAASGTGGHIYPALSFADSLSNSWEIVWLGVPHRLEVELVPEKYNLIKLKVGGLQGNSFRKLFNLCKLLFASVQVSVLLRQKKINVIFTTGGYISAPSILGAKMAGIPVLLHESNAIPGKVTRLLGRFCDHVALGIPSASEYLQRCRTSFTGTPVRTEFLLEKSLPSWVPLGEGVLIVVMGGSQGAIKMNEMVRKILPCLIEKGCRVVHLTGKNDCFYRNRDQEKNHPNLVVRDFSDEIPALLRNADLAISRSGAGAICELMVTKTPSILIPFPSSTDQHQELNAAYMARFGGAIIVNQHDPEKNILKNIVSNLLDSNSLREMKLNMNNHDYSYPEKKIFEIIHSIS; this is translated from the coding sequence ATGCCTCGCCTTTTAATTGCTGCAAGCGGAACGGGTGGGCACATTTATCCTGCATTATCTTTCGCCGATTCACTTTCAAATTCTTGGGAAATAGTTTGGCTAGGTGTACCACATAGGCTTGAGGTTGAACTAGTTCCAGAAAAATACAATTTAATTAAGTTAAAAGTTGGAGGATTACAAGGAAATAGTTTTAGAAAACTGTTTAATTTATGTAAATTACTCTTTGCGTCTGTTCAAGTCTCTGTCTTATTACGTCAAAAAAAAATTAATGTTATTTTCACCACTGGTGGCTATATATCTGCTCCTAGTATTCTCGGTGCAAAAATGGCTGGCATCCCAGTTTTACTGCATGAATCTAATGCGATTCCTGGCAAAGTAACTAGGCTGTTGGGTAGGTTTTGTGATCATGTAGCTTTAGGAATTCCATCAGCATCTGAGTATTTGCAAAGATGTAGAACAAGCTTTACAGGAACACCTGTAAGGACAGAATTTTTATTAGAAAAGTCTCTGCCAAGTTGGGTCCCTCTGGGAGAGGGCGTATTGATTGTGGTAATGGGAGGTAGTCAAGGAGCAATAAAAATGAATGAGATGGTAAGGAAGATTTTACCTTGCTTGATTGAGAAGGGTTGTAGAGTTGTTCACTTGACTGGTAAAAACGACTGCTTTTATAGAAATCGAGATCAAGAAAAAAATCACCCTAATTTGGTTGTAAGAGACTTCAGTGATGAAATACCTGCCTTGCTTCGAAACGCTGATCTTGCAATTAGCAGGTCAGGCGCTGGTGCGATTTGTGAATTAATGGTAACCAAGACCCCTTCAATTTTAATACCTTTTCCAAGCTCTACCGATCAACATCAAGAGCTTAATGCTGCTTATATGGCCAGATTTGGAGGGGCTATAATAGTTAATCAACATGACCCAGAAAAAAACATATTGAAGAATATTGTGTCGAATTTATTGGATTCTAATTCTCTTAGGGAAATGAAATTAAATATGAATAATCATGATTATTCATATCCTGAAAAAAAGATATTCGAAATAATACATTCTATTAGTTAA
- the nusG gene encoding transcription termination/antitermination protein NusG codes for MDRSEASEDDQSSFANQSIKTNIARWYAIQVASSCEKKVKATLEQRAITLGVSDRIIEIEIPQTPAVKLKKDGSRQTTEEKVFPGYVLVRMVLDEDTMMAVRSTPNVINFVGAEDRRATGKARGHIKPRPLSRQEVNRIFKRAAEKKTVVKLDVEEGDQIVVTAGPFKDFQGEVIEVSGERNKLKALLSIFGRETPVELEFSQITKQN; via the coding sequence ATTGATAGATCAGAAGCAAGCGAGGATGATCAATCATCTTTTGCAAACCAGTCAATCAAGACAAATATTGCACGTTGGTACGCTATTCAGGTTGCCTCAAGTTGCGAAAAGAAGGTAAAAGCGACACTTGAGCAAAGAGCCATAACTCTTGGTGTCAGTGACAGAATAATAGAGATAGAAATCCCTCAAACACCAGCAGTTAAGTTAAAAAAAGATGGTAGTAGGCAGACTACAGAAGAAAAAGTTTTCCCTGGATATGTGCTAGTTCGTATGGTTTTAGATGAAGACACAATGATGGCTGTAAGAAGTACACCTAATGTAATTAATTTTGTTGGTGCAGAGGACCGCAGAGCTACTGGTAAAGCACGCGGACACATAAAACCTCGCCCTCTCAGCAGGCAAGAAGTTAATAGGATTTTCAAACGAGCAGCTGAAAAGAAAACTGTTGTCAAATTGGATGTAGAGGAAGGTGATCAGATTGTTGTAACTGCAGGTCCTTTTAAAGACTTCCAAGGAGAAGTTATTGAAGTTTCAGGAGAACGAAACAAACTTAAGGCTCTCTTATCGATTTTTGGTAGAGAAACTCCAGTTGAGCTTGAATTTTCTCAAATAACTAAGCAAAATTGA
- the secE gene encoding preprotein translocase subunit SecE, with translation MTSPTSKEDQEKVIPTKKEKTALKKSFLSSTIDEMKLVVWPSRQQLFSESVAVILMVTLSAVSIAAVSRFYGWASTQIFR, from the coding sequence GTGACAAGTCCAACCTCTAAAGAGGATCAAGAAAAGGTAATTCCTACAAAAAAGGAAAAGACTGCCTTAAAAAAGAGTTTTTTATCCTCTACAATTGATGAAATGAAACTTGTTGTATGGCCTTCACGCCAACAACTTTTTAGCGAATCTGTTGCCGTGATTTTAATGGTCACTTTATCAGCAGTATCAATCGCAGCTGTAAGCCGTTTTTATGGATGGGCCTCTACTCAGATATTTCGCTGA
- the rplJ gene encoding 50S ribosomal protein L10: protein MGRTLESKKQIVKKIEDLLDNSEMALVLDYKGLSTKEMSDLRSRLQQSDGVCKVTKNTLMRQAIKGKNSWTGLDSLLTGTNAFVLIKGDVGSAVKAVQAFQKETQKSETKGGLFEGKLLSQDEIKAIAKLPSKEALMGQIAGALNSITSKIAIGINEVPSGLARSLKQHSENGES, encoded by the coding sequence ATGGGCCGCACGCTGGAAAGCAAAAAGCAGATCGTCAAAAAAATAGAGGATCTATTAGACAATTCCGAAATGGCATTAGTTCTTGATTACAAGGGCTTATCCACAAAAGAGATGTCTGACTTGCGCTCAAGATTGCAACAAAGCGATGGTGTATGCAAGGTCACTAAAAACACCTTGATGCGTCAAGCCATAAAAGGAAAAAATTCCTGGACTGGTTTGGATTCATTGCTTACTGGAACCAACGCCTTTGTTTTAATCAAAGGAGATGTTGGCAGTGCTGTTAAAGCTGTACAAGCATTTCAAAAGGAAACTCAAAAGTCTGAGACTAAAGGAGGTCTTTTCGAAGGCAAACTTTTATCTCAAGATGAAATCAAAGCGATTGCAAAACTTCCTAGCAAGGAAGCACTTATGGGACAAATTGCTGGTGCATTGAATTCCATAACAAGCAAAATCGCTATTGGTATCAACGAGGTTCCTTCTGGACTTGCAAGGTCTCTTAAACAACATTCTGAAAACGGCGAGAGCTGA
- a CDS encoding phosphoglycerate kinase — MSKRSLSSLGAEDLCGKRVLVRVDFNVPLGDEGLITDDTRIRAALPTINDLLDKSARVILSAHFGRPKGQVNETMRLTAVAQRLSELLGKTVVKTESCIGAEAKSKVDAMSNGDVVLLENVRFISGEEKNDTEFAKELASLAEVYVNDAFGAAHRAHASTEGVTKFLSPCVAGYLMEKELKYLQGAIDQPQSPLAAIVGGSKVSSKIGVLESLIDKCDKIIVGGGMIFTFYKARGLSVGNSLVEEDKLELASALEKKAQEKGVEFLLPTDVVLADNFSPDANSKLSKVDAISEGWMGLDIGSESVELFQNALKDCKTVIWNGPMGVFEFEKFANGTNAIANTLAELSAQGCCTIIGGGDSVAAVEKAGLAKKMSHISTGGGASLELLEGKVLPGVSALDDA; from the coding sequence ATGTCTAAGCGTTCCCTGTCAAGTCTCGGCGCTGAAGACTTATGCGGCAAACGTGTTTTAGTGAGAGTTGATTTTAATGTCCCATTAGGAGATGAGGGGCTAATAACTGATGACACAAGAATTCGTGCTGCTTTACCAACTATTAATGACCTCTTGGATAAGAGTGCAAGAGTCATTCTTTCTGCTCATTTTGGGAGGCCAAAGGGACAGGTCAATGAAACAATGCGTTTGACTGCTGTTGCTCAAAGACTTAGTGAGTTGCTTGGAAAAACAGTTGTAAAGACTGAAAGTTGCATAGGAGCAGAAGCCAAGTCAAAAGTTGATGCTATGTCTAATGGCGATGTTGTCCTTTTGGAAAATGTTCGATTTATTTCTGGTGAAGAAAAAAACGATACTGAATTTGCAAAAGAATTAGCTTCTCTGGCAGAAGTTTATGTTAATGATGCTTTTGGAGCCGCCCATCGTGCGCATGCTTCAACTGAAGGAGTTACAAAGTTCTTAAGTCCTTGCGTGGCCGGCTATTTAATGGAAAAAGAACTGAAGTACCTTCAAGGAGCTATCGATCAACCTCAAAGTCCCCTAGCAGCGATAGTTGGAGGTTCAAAAGTTAGCAGTAAGATAGGTGTCTTGGAATCTTTAATTGATAAATGCGACAAGATAATTGTTGGTGGAGGGATGATATTTACTTTTTATAAGGCTAGAGGATTATCGGTTGGTAATAGTCTTGTAGAAGAAGATAAGCTAGAATTAGCTAGTGCTTTGGAGAAGAAAGCCCAAGAGAAAGGAGTTGAGTTTCTTTTGCCAACTGATGTTGTGTTGGCTGATAATTTTTCTCCTGATGCAAATAGTAAACTTTCAAAAGTAGATGCTATTAGCGAAGGTTGGATGGGATTGGATATTGGTTCAGAATCAGTTGAACTTTTTCAGAATGCTCTTAAAGATTGCAAAACGGTCATTTGGAATGGACCGATGGGTGTCTTTGAATTTGAGAAATTTGCAAACGGAACAAATGCTATAGCAAATACTTTGGCTGAATTAAGTGCTCAAGGATGTTGCACAATTATTGGAGGTGGAGATTCAGTGGCAGCAGTTGAGAAAGCAGGTTTAGCGAAAAAAATGTCTCATATCTCGACTGGAGGTGGTGCAAGCCTAGAACTTTTGGAAGGGAAAGTTCTTCCTGGAGTTTCTGCTCTAGATGATGCTTGA
- a CDS encoding quinone-dependent dihydroorotate dehydrogenase, which produces MPTTKKNDLYNILLGQLLSQDEGIDAEILTNSALNAIKFASLNRNFPLISNILLKASSDFQRNNSSLNQIVFGSHFKNPVGLAAGFDKNGVGAGLWNYFGFGFAELGTITWHAQEGNPKPRLFRIAKEKAALNRMGFNNQGAENFLKTIEKQKILAPGNRPCVLGINLGKSKITPLDEAHKDYSLSLKLLAPLSDYAVINVSSPNTPGLRSLQGTKQIKKLISTLKDLPNCPPLLVKIAPDLSNEAIDEIARVAMENGIDGIIAINTSLDRFDLKNLKIKTGNTLGQENGGLSGLPLQKRGLDVIRRLRRSTDNDLPLIGVGGIHSARAAWERITAGASLVQIYTGWIFEGPNLVPDILDGLIQQMEKHGFRNIKEAIGSEEPWK; this is translated from the coding sequence TTGCCAACAACTAAAAAAAACGACTTATACAACATTCTCCTCGGTCAGCTTCTATCTCAAGACGAGGGTATTGATGCAGAAATACTTACTAATTCTGCCCTTAATGCAATTAAATTCGCATCATTAAATAGAAACTTTCCATTAATTTCTAATATCCTTTTAAAAGCATCAAGTGATTTTCAAAGAAACAATTCAAGCTTAAATCAAATTGTTTTTGGCTCTCACTTTAAAAATCCTGTGGGACTTGCTGCTGGATTTGACAAGAATGGCGTAGGAGCAGGCCTTTGGAATTATTTTGGATTTGGTTTCGCCGAATTGGGAACTATTACTTGGCATGCCCAAGAAGGCAATCCAAAACCTAGACTTTTCAGAATTGCAAAAGAGAAAGCTGCGCTGAATCGAATGGGATTCAATAACCAAGGAGCAGAGAATTTTTTAAAAACAATAGAAAAACAGAAAATCCTTGCACCAGGGAATAGACCTTGTGTCCTAGGAATAAATTTAGGAAAGTCAAAAATCACTCCACTCGATGAAGCCCATAAAGACTATTCTTTATCTCTAAAACTATTGGCTCCTTTATCAGACTATGCAGTAATTAATGTTAGTTCACCTAATACCCCAGGCCTTCGTTCATTACAAGGAACAAAACAAATAAAAAAATTAATAAGCACGCTTAAAGATTTACCCAATTGTCCTCCTTTGCTTGTAAAAATTGCCCCAGATCTTTCCAATGAAGCAATTGATGAAATTGCAAGAGTTGCGATGGAAAACGGCATCGATGGAATTATTGCAATCAATACAAGCTTAGATCGATTTGATTTAAAAAATCTGAAAATCAAAACTGGCAATACTCTAGGACAAGAAAATGGTGGATTAAGTGGTCTACCCTTACAAAAAAGAGGACTAGATGTTATTCGGAGACTAAGAAGAAGTACTGATAATGATTTGCCTCTGATTGGTGTGGGTGGAATTCATTCAGCAAGAGCGGCATGGGAAAGAATTACAGCTGGTGCATCACTGGTTCAGATTTATACTGGGTGGATATTTGAGGGACCAAATTTAGTTCCAGACATACTAGATGGATTAATCCAGCAAATGGAAAAACATGGATTCCGAAATATTAAAGAGGCCATCGGTTCCGAAGAACCCTGGAAGTAA
- the rplK gene encoding 50S ribosomal protein L11 — translation MAKKVVALIKLALQAGKANPAPPVGPALGQHGVNIMAFCKEYNSRTQDKAGFVIPVEISVFEDRSFSFITKTPPASVLITKAAGIAKGSGESAKGSAGSISTSQLEEIAKTKLPDLNCSSIESAMKVIEGTAKNMGVSIKD, via the coding sequence ATGGCAAAGAAAGTAGTAGCCCTGATCAAGTTGGCCTTACAGGCTGGCAAAGCCAACCCTGCTCCTCCCGTTGGGCCTGCGCTTGGTCAACACGGGGTAAACATAATGGCATTTTGTAAGGAATACAATTCGCGCACCCAAGACAAAGCTGGCTTTGTTATTCCTGTAGAAATATCAGTTTTCGAAGATAGAAGTTTTAGTTTCATAACAAAAACCCCTCCTGCTTCTGTTTTGATAACTAAAGCAGCAGGAATTGCAAAAGGTTCAGGAGAGTCAGCGAAAGGATCTGCTGGCTCGATTAGTACAAGTCAACTTGAGGAAATTGCTAAAACAAAACTTCCTGATCTCAATTGCAGCAGCATCGAATCAGCGATGAAAGTTATTGAAGGAACTGCCAAAAATATGGGTGTTTCCATAAAGGACTAA
- a CDS encoding ribonuclease H family protein → MSKEEKLAIAAATDGACSGNPGPGGWGALIRFQDGSEIEFGGNSPETTNNRMELQAALFILEKLKNIKFAPSLTIKTDSKYLIDGMDKWMPNWKKKGWKTASGKPVLNQDLWKALDHPELPKIKLQYVKGHSGEKDNDRVDAIAVAFSKGRKIQLKDFANN, encoded by the coding sequence ATGTCTAAAGAAGAAAAATTAGCGATTGCTGCAGCAACCGATGGTGCATGCAGTGGTAATCCTGGTCCGGGTGGCTGGGGAGCATTAATCAGATTCCAGGATGGAAGCGAGATTGAATTCGGTGGGAACTCCCCCGAGACAACGAATAATCGCATGGAATTACAGGCTGCATTATTTATTCTAGAAAAATTAAAAAACATAAAATTTGCCCCTTCACTAACTATTAAAACTGATAGCAAATATTTAATTGATGGAATGGACAAATGGATGCCAAATTGGAAAAAGAAAGGCTGGAAAACTGCCTCTGGCAAACCAGTTCTCAATCAAGATTTGTGGAAAGCTCTTGACCATCCTGAACTACCAAAAATCAAACTTCAATATGTCAAAGGTCATAGCGGAGAAAAGGATAATGACAGAGTCGATGCAATTGCGGTAGCTTTTTCTAAAGGTAGGAAAATACAACTTAAAGATTTTGCCAACAACTAA